The Streptomyces asoensis DNA window GGCACCGGCGAGGTTCATCACCGCGGCCATGGCCAGCGCCGCCCGGGGCGTCAGCGCCCGGGTGGAGACGGAGGTGGCGATGGCGTTCGCGGAGTCGTGGAAGCCGTTCGTGTACGTGAATCCGAGCGCGACGCCGATGGTCACGATCAGAGCGAAGGTGTCCATGAAGGGCTCAGGACTCCTTGACCGCGATGGTCTCCACCGTGTTGGCCACGTGCTCGAAGGCGTCGGCGGCCTCCTCCAGCACATCCACGATCTGCTTCAGCTTGAGCACCTCGATGGCCTCGTACTTGCCGTTGAAGAGATGCGCGAGCAGCTTGCGGTGGATCTGGTCGGCCTGGTTCTCGAGCCGGTTGACCTCGATCCAGTACTCGGTGAGGTTCGCCATGGTCCGCAGGTTCGGCATGGCCTCGGCGGTCAGCTCCGCCGCCCGCGCCAGCACCTCGATCTGCTGCTCGACGCCCTTGGGCAGCTCCTCGACGTTGTAGAGGACGACCAGGTCGACGGCCTCCTCCATGAAGTCCATGATGTCGTCGAGGGAGGACGCGAGGTTGTAGATGTCCTCACGGTCGAACGGCGTGATGAACGAGGAGTTCAGCTGGTGGAAGATCGCGTGCGTGGCGTCGTCACCTGCGTGTTCCGCGGCCCGCATGCGCTCTGCGATCTCGGCCCGGCCGGCGGGGTCCGCCCCGAGCAGTTCCATCAGGAGTTTCGAGCCCGTGACGATGTTGTCCGCGGATGCGGCGAACATGTCGTAGAAGCTCGTCTCCCTGGGGGTCAGACGAAAGCGCACGTGGGGTCCTCAGGATGCATCGGTTTCGGTCAGGCTGATGCTAGGCGCATCATCCGGCCACGGCTAATGGGCCGTCCCCCAGTGTCGCCCATCGCACCGAGCGACCGGGAGGGGGGCGACCGGCAGCGAGAAAACCGGCGAAACCCCTGCTCGGGCCGTATACCCAAGGAAGTTCGCTACGATATACCCAGTAGGGGTATGTGTGCGGAGCCGGAGCACTGGAGGACAGGATGACGACCACAGAGGCCGGCGGGCCCGCGGCCGCCCCGGCCGGTCCCGCGACGGACCCCGCGACCGGCCCGGAGCACGCCCACGGCGCCGAGCACACCCACGGCCCGGAGCACGCTCCCGGCACGGTGCACGGCTACCACAAGCAGAAGGACGAGCACCTCAAGCGTCTGCGCCGCATCGAGGGCCAGATCCGCGGCCTCCAGCGCATGGTCGACGAGGACACGTACTGCATCGACATACTCACCCAGGTGTCCGCCTCCACCAAGGCCCTCCAGTCCTTCGCCCTGCAACTCCTGGAGGAGCACCTGCGCCACTGCGTCGCCGACGCGGCCCTCAGGGGCGGCGACGAGATCGACGCCAAGGTGGAAGAGGCGACGAAGGCCATCGGCCGCCTACTGCGCACCTGATCCGCGGCGCGCGCCCGGCGCGGGACCGGGGCCGGCCCCGGTCTCCTCCCCCACCCGCAGGACCAGGTCGATGCTCTCGAGGCTGAGCCGTTCCTCCCCGGCCGCGGACGCGGCGATGATCAGCTCGCCGCACAGTTCGATCTCGGCGAGGGCCACGTGGTCCTGAACTGCCGTACCGCCGCCCGGAGCCACGCGCATCACCTCGTCCCTGCCGTCACCGGCTTCCTAGAGTAGGGAGCGCTATACACCGAGCGCATGGCACGGACGGGCTAGTCCTTGTACGCAACCAGTGGCCGAAAACACTCGCCCACCCCGCCCGGCCCCGCCTCGCCCGGCCTCGCCCGGCCCCGCCCGGCCCCGCCCGGTCCCGGCCCACCCGGCCCCGTCCGCCCGGCGGGACGCCTCACTCCTGCGCGATCCGCCCCGCGTAGATGTCCCGAGCGGCCGGCAGCCGTACGTCGACGGGCGCCCCGAAGTCGTACAGCAGCGTCGTCGAGGCCACCGCGACCGGCTCCTTGCGCTGCCCGTTCACGAAGCTGAACCGGTGCCGGACCTTGCGGATGCGCCCCTGGTCGTCGAGGTAGACGTCGAACGGCACCCGGGCCGTGGCGAACCCTTTCGCCGCCGCGCGCAGCGCGTTGCGTCCGCCGGCCGACGCGTCCCGCGCGGCCACCGCCAGATCGGCCGTCCCGCGGTAGTGCCGCACGGCCGTCCCCGCCACCTCGGTCCTCCCCACGTACGTGGCCGTACGCGTCCCCCGCAGCACCTCGGCGGCGGCGAACGGATCGGTGGCCCCGCCCGTCACGAGGTTCCCGTCGGACAGGGTGGCCGTCTCCACCCGCACCCACTTGTCGTCGGGCACCCCGTCCCGGTTCTTCATGAACAGCGCCCCGGGCGCGAGGAGTTCGGCGATGGGCCGGTGCTCACTGGTACCGGCCGGATCCTGCGGCAGCTGCACCCTCAGCTCGCCGAGCTGCCTGCGGTAGTCGTACGCGCCCTGGCCGCGGATGGTGACCCGGGTCCCGCCCGTCGCCATCTCCATCGAGGTACGCGCCTTGGACGTGCCCGCCTCGACGAGGGTGTCGGCGGCCCGGTGCAGCGTCTCGACGGGGTCGGCCGCCCTGCCGTCCTCGGCCACCGCGCCGCCACCGGAACACCCGGCTGCGCCCGCGCAGACCCCCGCGACGAACCCCGAAAGGACCGCCGCACCCACCAGCCCGCGCCGCCGCTCCGCCATGACCCGTGCACCCCCAACCGGTACGTCCGTCACGGGACCCCTGTCGTTCCGGTTAACGACGGGTAAGTGCCCCCGTCACGCCGAGCCGTGGTTCTGCGACCGCCATCCGGGTTTCCTTGCCCGTCCTGGGTACCGTTGTCCTTGTGACACAGCAGGACGGCCCGGCCCGTCCCCGCACCGACGGGGAACACAGCACCACGACCGTCGAACAGGGCAGGTTCTGCCTGGCCCGCTGCACCTGCGGCTGGCGCGGCCCGGCCCGCAGGGCGAGAAGCACGGCGAGGACGGACGCGGAGCACCACGTCCGCGGCTGACCGGCGCACGTCACCGTTGCGTCACCGCCGGCGCCCGCCGGAACCCGCCGGTCCACGACCTCGTCTCGCTCCATGAAGCCGACAGGCGTTCGAGGGAAGGCGCAAGAACATGGAACGGCGTACGTTCATCGCGGGCGGCACGGCCGCGGTCGCGGCGGCAGCGGCCGCGTGCAAGGCGGACAACAGCGGTGCCGGCGCCTCCGCCTCGGCCGCCGGGGACTCCACGACGACCTCCCTGACCACGACGAGCGTCGCCGCCCCCGCCAACTGGGCCGCCCTCGCCCGCGACCTGGACGGCACCCTCGTCCGCCCCGGCGAGGCCTCCTGGGCCGCGGCCCGCCAGCTCTACAACACCCGCTTCGACAGCCTCAGGCCCGCGGCGGTGGCCTACGTGGCGCACACCGACGACATCCGCACGGTGCTGGCGTACGCGCGCGCCCACCGGATCAAGGCCGCGATCCGCAACGGCGGCCACTCCTACGGCGGCTGGTCCTCGGGCGACGGCCGGCTGATCGTCGACGTCTCCCGGCTGAACCGGGTGCGGGCGAGCGGCACCACGGCGGTGGTCGGCGCGGGCTCGAAGCTGATCGACGTCTACCGGGCGCTCGCCGCGAAGGGCGTGACGATCCCGGCGGGTTCCTGTCCCACGGTCGGCGTCTCCGGCCTGGTGCTGGGCGGCGGCCACGGCGTCGTCTCCCGCGCCTACGGCCTGACCTGCGACAGCCTCACCCGGGCCACGGTCGTCACCGCGGACGGCAGGCAGCTCACCGCCGACGCGACGACGAACAAGGACCTGTTCTGGGCCCTGCGCGGCGCGGGCAACGGCAACTTCGGCGTCGTCACCGAGCTGGAGTTCAGGACCCACCCGGCGCCCCAGGCGGTGACGGGCTACCTCACCTGGCCCTGGTCCAAGGCGGCGGCGGTCCTGAAGGCCTGGCAGGAGTGGGGGCCGTCCCAGCCCGACGAGATCTGGTCCTCCCTGCACCTGGCGAACGCCACCGGCGGCAACCCCACGGTCTCCGTCGCCGCGT harbors:
- a CDS encoding DUF47 domain-containing protein, with the translated sequence MRFRLTPRETSFYDMFAASADNIVTGSKLLMELLGADPAGRAEIAERMRAAEHAGDDATHAIFHQLNSSFITPFDREDIYNLASSLDDIMDFMEEAVDLVVLYNVEELPKGVEQQIEVLARAAELTAEAMPNLRTMANLTEYWIEVNRLENQADQIHRKLLAHLFNGKYEAIEVLKLKQIVDVLEEAADAFEHVANTVETIAVKES
- a CDS encoding FAD-binding oxidoreductase, giving the protein MERRTFIAGGTAAVAAAAAACKADNSGAGASASAAGDSTTTSLTTTSVAAPANWAALARDLDGTLVRPGEASWAAARQLYNTRFDSLRPAAVAYVAHTDDIRTVLAYARAHRIKAAIRNGGHSYGGWSSGDGRLIVDVSRLNRVRASGTTAVVGAGSKLIDVYRALAAKGVTIPAGSCPTVGVSGLVLGGGHGVVSRAYGLTCDSLTRATVVTADGRQLTADATTNKDLFWALRGAGNGNFGVVTELEFRTHPAPQAVTGYLTWPWSKAAAVLKAWQEWGPSQPDEIWSSLHLANATGGNPTVSVAAFCIGTYGQLQNAVDRLADRVGAPATNVSLRRRTYEAAMEIYAGCSSFTSDAQCHLPGSTPGRSPQGALGRETYAAHSDFFDVSLSAAGIQTLLKQMRSVQGGAGSIALTALGGAVNRVSPTATAFVHRRSRMLAQYIASWRAGTAGTAARTWLDTAHKAMVPYASGAAYQNYADPTLADWRKAYYGAALPRLTQLKRQYDPNGFFSYPQSL
- a CDS encoding metal-sensitive transcriptional regulator — protein: MTTTEAGGPAAAPAGPATDPATGPEHAHGAEHTHGPEHAPGTVHGYHKQKDEHLKRLRRIEGQIRGLQRMVDEDTYCIDILTQVSASTKALQSFALQLLEEHLRHCVADAALRGGDEIDAKVEEATKAIGRLLRT